The Oryctolagus cuniculus chromosome 12, mOryCun1.1, whole genome shotgun sequence genomic interval ACCATAATGGCCAGTATCAAACATAACCGCCAGTCTTTTAAATGTCACCCCCTATATTCATAGTCACCTTTTGACTGTTACATTGAGAAATATGAGACTGTATGTCCTACTCCTGCGCCTGCAGTGGTAGACACAAGACATGATGTTGGGAAAAGAAGAAGCAAAGTGCTTGTGGAAAGAAAGGTGACAGGGAGAGTTGATACTTGATTTACTGCCCACTCCAAGGCCAATGGACATAACTTTTAAAGGTATAGTCAGTCCTTGGGTAATCAGCAAAGCAATGTCCTTTGGGTTGTTTCTTTAGTGTCACCTCTAATCTTACACAGGTTTCATATTGCTTCTTTGTGATCAAGAATATCATTTAGTTAGCAAACTAATGGGCCATAGATAAGACCTAAATTGTTCACGTGAAGGTAAACCTAACATCTCCGCTACACTAACCAAGTTAGCATGACATGAATATACTATGCAGacatgtaacaaaacatcacatagtaccccataaatatatacaacttttgtcaaaattttaaggaagatttatttattcacttatttgaaaagcaaagttataagagagaaagagagagaagagagagaggtcttctatcagctggttcactccccaagtagctgcaatgactggggctggaccaggcaaaagccaagagccagaagccaggagcttcatccgggtctatccaagcatttgggccatcatctgctgccttctaaggtgaactggcaaggagctggatggaagtagagcagccaagactcaaaccagtgcccatatgggatgccagcattgcagcaggtggcttaacctgctgtgtcacagcaggttttTTAACACATGGAAAAAATTTAAGGACAGCAATTAACTGAAGATATCAAATGGTTCATCTCAAGGCTCTagccacaaaagaaaatgaaaagatctcCAAATCAACCTAACACCTATTTTTTATTGgccttttccatgaagtcttctCTTCATTCTGTTCCCAACGGACATAATAACTGCGTAGGCCTTGGAGAAATAACTAAGCTGTCTGTATATTTCATCATAAGTAAAATGAGCATAATGTGTACTGTTAGGGATGTtatgaagaataaatgaaaaaatcaatgCAAGGTGCTATCACAATGCCTAGTGCTTGATAAATGCTTACTAAATGTTGacaattattgtttttttaattattttttttgacaggcagagtggacagtgagagagagagagacagagagaaaggtcttcctttgctgttggttcaccctccaatggccactgtggccggcgcaccacgccaatctgaagccaggagccaggtgcttctcctggtctcccatggggtgcagggcccaagcacttgggccatcctccactgcactccctggccacagcagagagctggcctggaagaggggcaaccgggacagaatccggcaccccgaccgggactagaacccgttgtgctggcaccgcaaggctgaggattagcctattgagccgcggcgccggcccgacaaTTATTGTTTTTAATACTTGATTTTTCTCTTGGTTTCCTCTACTTCATATTATGGTCCTGTTTTATTTTATAGAGCTAATTTTATCCTCAAGAAATTAGAATTGTTTcaggttttaaattatttatttatttatttatttacttgagaatcagagagagagaagaattctcatccacttgttcactccccaatgcctgcaacagccaagactgggccaagcccaaAGCTGAAAAccagttcaatccaggtctcttatgtgagaGAAAAGAACCAagtttgggccagcactgtggcacagtgtattaaagccctggcctgcaatgccagcatcccatataagcgccggttcaagtcccggctgttccacttccaacccagctctctgctgtggcctgggaaagcagtggaagatggcccaagtccttgggctcctgcactctcatgggaaacccagaagaagctcctggctgctggcttcagatcaactcagctctggctgttgtagccatatgaagagtgaaccaacagatggaagacctctctctctggctgtacctctctctgtaactctttcaaataaattaaataaatcttaaaaaaaaaaaaaaaaaaaaggaaccaaattacttgagccatcactgctgcctcccagggtgcagagctgaaaccagaagccagagccaggaaacaAACCCAGAAACTCCAGTGTTGGGCATATATATGTCAGAATGGCTAGGCTAAATCCCTGCCCCAAGAATTATGCTTTTAAACTATGAAGTAtcttgggctggcaccgtggctcaataggctaatcctccaccttgcagcgccagcacaacaggttctagccccggtcggggcgccggattctgtccggtagcccctcttccaggccagctctctgctatggccagggagtgcagtggaggatggcccaagtccttgggcccacgcccgcatgggagaccaggagaagcacctggctcctggcttcggatcagcacgatgcgccggctgcagcacgccggccgcggcagccattggagggtgaaccaacggcaaaaggaagacctttctctctgtctctctctctcactgtccactctgcctgtcaaaaaaaaaaaaaaatatatatatatatatatatatactatgaaatATCCCAACCACTGGAATTTATGCTGTATCCCAAGAGGAATGTTTCCTTCTCTGCAAATTATATGAAAGTTTGTTCTTGGCATGTCATCCTTCTTCAAAGCACTTGAGATTTTGGAgttttttcctcctttcattGCAAAGCCAACAGTCACAGCTGACCAGGATTTCAATTCTTCAAATGATTCACTTGAAATAAAATGACTTCACTCATGACCTGacagcttattcttttttttttttttttccacaggcggagtggacagtgagagagagaaaggtcttcttttccgttggttcaccccccaatggctgctgtggctggtgtaccatgctgatctgaagccaggagccaggtgcttctcctggtctcccatgaggtgcagggcccaagcacttgggccatcctccactgcactcctgggccacagcagagagctggcctggaagaggagcaactgggactagaacccggtgcccagaccgggactagaacctagggtgctggcgctgcaggcagaggattagtctattcagccacggcgctggccctgacagCTTATTCTAAACAGCATTTGATTATGATGGGATGAAAGACCCAGAGAAAAAAGTATTAGGATTCTAGCATTGGTTACCTAGTTCCCACCTCTGTTGACAGGTCAGGAAGCACCTCCATCTCATTGCCATTTGATTTCCCATGAAAGAACCGTTTTTCAACCTCAAAGCAGAATATGCAATTATAGTGCTCCAAGCAGATTCTTGGAGACGTGAGTTTTCACAGCTATGATGTGATCAACATGATAATGGTCCATGCCCTTGACTTTCCCCGAAGGCCTCAGATGGGACAATGATCTTGAATGACTCTGCTCTCCTCAGGGGAGAGTACTGGTCAGAGAACTTGAGAAAATAGTTCAAGTAGTGCACCCAATACTGGGACTTTCTCATTCCTTGAGggatttttgagattttattataaGGTAAATTTATAATAAGAGGTTTAGAACATTCTAATTCTAATTGACTGTTGGTAaactattactgaaactgctttattctACCTTGTATAGGTCTGgacctcataactggcaaggccttaaagcccatcTGATTATTATCAACCCCGTCTATcattctatttgcctctcaatggaaaATTTGCTTGTGGTTTAGATAGCACCTCTAATAGATTTAgataggtcctctaataatgactctgtcctttgttttaaaccccatctagcccacttggggcctcattcctttgtaatcgtATCGTCTACTCTTATATTAATGGCTCTACTCTCCTGTGTGTattggtgccccccccccccccccgccaatcCCGtgtgattattcagaatttttttctgcagacaaacccctctacttGCAAGAGACGAGCTGCCTTTCTCCCGGTTTTGGCTGGGATCAGCTTTGCAGCCTTCTCTCCTCAGCTGTGACTCAGAAAGAGCTTTGGGCCACAACGTTATCTCAACCAACCAACATCAGAAACAACTCCAACAGTTACAAGAGGCGGTCACTAGGTCCACCGAGACCTCAGCTGATGCCACTCCAAGGCCAAATCACCTCGCTAGCAGGCGTAGTACTGAACAGAGGGGCTTTAGATCTTACAACAGCTACAAAATGGGGAACTTGTATCTTTCTGGGAGAACAATGCTGCTATTATGTTAAGCAATCAGGCCAGGTAAAACCAAATGTTAAATTACCTGGTTAAGGCCACTCCTAGGACCACtggctgctattctcaccctggcttttatactacctaatctgtttaagtgtttacaggagctGATAATGGAATGagccaaagccttcaccaaccaggtggtcaaccaaatgctactacagggatatactcggctcctcACCCAGGAGGTCATGACTTGAGATGTCAACCCACCAGCGGAGAGTGactcatcaccccatgtcagtAGGAAGTAGCTTTAGAAGATAGATCATCgtctctccacccctcctgggCTTTTGGGGCCAATGAATtcccatacaacacttgctttataaaaaacaaaagggcagAATGTTAGTGAGatggtgccatcttatctgaGGCACCATCTTAAGCCCTGGgcaccatcttaggctctggtcCAGTTGCCATCTTGTTCAGTAAGCTTCggtcctaagcccagcctggcttactagaagtggGGTGACCAAACGGCCCAACCACAAGCATCAACTCCACCCCCACCTTAACGAGATGTGCTGCTCCCACCTCCCTACCCCTGCAAGTCTCTATCAAGACCTGCTTTCCTACACAGGccctctctcttcactctctcgccctctctctccagCCCGTCTGACACCCGAgaataaacttttcctttaactctggtgtttggtgtgttttgtggtggcctttcaaaGTCAAGGTGTCACcttttcttcagagaaaggtaatgTCTTCTTCCCTATCTTCTGATAAAGAAACGACTGGTAATGTAAAAGGCATTTCTATTTCATCCAATCCTCGAAGGGAGCAGCTGGGTAGAGAAGAATCAACAGGTCAAAACTCAGTGATTTTTAATGATTCCAGagacatttttgtttattaaacatatgctgtaaaacagaaaataaaagatgcaggtatcccatttTCTGGGTCCCTGGTAATGAATGTCGCCAACACTTTTGGCAGCACACACTCAACACAAACTGGCATGTGCCGGGAAAACCAAACGAAAGGAAACCACAGTCAGCTCTGGTCAGTGGGCTTTTTGTTGAAAAACGGACTCATCAAAATGCACAGGCAAGCCGTTTTCACAGGCAATAACAATGTTTCGGGACCCTGATGTGGCTCGGTACCGGCAAGGAGGCCAGGGGGACCCTCCCACGTGTTTGCAAGTGGTGACCTGGAAAGAAGACTTGCTTATTCTGAAGTTTTTCCCATAAGGCTTTCCATTCTTATCCTCACAGACGTCCTTGATGCTGCCCTTGTTGCCATGAACAAATGTGTTGGTGTCTTTGCAGGGTGAGGTCAGGTCTCGTCTCTTCATCATGGTTTCACAGTATCTGTCATTCCGGCCAAATGGCTTGGCATCATAGTGTTGGGTCAGGAAGTGTTTGTACCTGGAGTCGTCCTGCGCCAGGGTCGGAGGGGTCACACCCAGACCCAGCACGAAGATCAACACCAACGGACCCAGGCCCATGACCATCTCTTCCAACAGAGGCTCCTGCCAAGGGCAAAGGGATGCACTGGGTTCACAGAGCAGCACTACCAAAGTCAGGGACCCTGACAGAGACCTAGGAGTACCCTCAGTCACCTAATTATATCTTTTCTTTGGTGTTTCTCATTAACCTCACACCTATTGTGAGGTAGAAATCTATGTAATATTTTCCTGAACATAACTTCTAGCCCCACTCATTCTTCCCTACCCTTTAGGAGTATTATTTCTCTACTCTCAATGTGGCATTGTAAAATTAGTTCACCCTCTTTAATTGATTTCATAACAGATACTACATAAGCTCCGACTGGATCCAGGCCCAGTGCTGGATCTCAGAGCACAAACACCATTGAGCAACACCAAATGCCTTCCTAAAGGGGGAATGTGGAATCCATGCAAAAGGGATGGGATGAGATAGAAATACAGGAGGTGAGAAGTACAGAGACTTTTAGGGAACAGTTAGTCAAAGGGTTGTTGAAgataggaatccaagtacttaatTAATCAGCCAGCTAGCTATGAGGAGAGAAGTAGAGATCTGTGTCACCATGAGTGCAGGAAGGCAAACTCGCTTCCCCAAGAAGTAGCTGGCCAAGGGAGAACTACTATGTGCTATTTAGAAAAAACAGGATGAAGCACTGGAGAAGGCATCTAATCCCTGGAAGTGGGTCTGGGCTAACTcttacagagaagaaaagaggaactcaaaattattcttaggagcTTCTCACATTGGGAACACTGCGGATTATTCTAGAAAATAGTTTCTAGTTTCTTCTGTATATGTGCCTAAACTGTTGCAAAAGAGACAAGCGAGTTACCATGTGATAAGAATCCTCAGACTTTTCACAATGCCAAAGACCTTATTATAAGTATCTCCTAATAGCTTTaccaaagaagaagaaagactAAAAGGAGGGTTCCTGTCATCTTCTTTCAAGAGCTGCCAGTCTCAAACTGTAGAAATCAGACATCCCAGAGGGCTGTGTCACAGAATCTCAAACACACCTACAGAGTAAACTTGATGCCTCTTCCTGGAACACATTCTGACTCGGTGATAGAGCACTAGAAATAGAACTTAACAAATACAGGttataacaaaataaagaaaatttgtttATGAAATTTGAAGATTTGAGACCTGAAAAGAGTTTGGTGTTTGCAGAAGGCAGTAGCCTATTCCCTTCGATCTTTGGGGAAAATTTGATGATTCAGAGCTTTTAAAAGTTACCACAGGAGTGGGATTTGGGCTAGAAGCCAGGATACCCAGTTGCTGCTCACGtaccatattagagtgcctgggttcgagtctcccCTGAGAATTGCACCCAGGGAGGTAGATGGTAGCTGAAGtcgttggattcctgccactaaCTGGAGGTccagtttgagttcccagcttccggctttgacctggctcagcttcagctgttccaagcatttgtggagtgaaccaacagatgggagatctgcctCCTACACACATCCATAGAATAAGAGCTGGTAGTACCCAAAAGAGTCATTAGGTGGCAGTGGTGGACAGGAATACAGAGGGACGATTGGCCTTTTCCAGAGTACAGGTTATAGGGATATCACTTCACAGTTTGAATTGGCATACCTATCTGTCTAAACTCTCCTTGCCTTAAATACTGAGACCAAGGACACCACACCAGATGTAAATTTCAAGGCAAAACCCCTCCAAGCACAGGCTATAAGCACAAGGATATCACAAATAAAGCTTTGCCTGTTGTTAGGTTTCTTGGGTACCATTACCCATGTGACCCTGGGCAAACAACTGACCGGCTTATTTGTCAGTGTTTCCTAGTGGTGTGCACTCTACAGGGGGGCAGGGCCCACATTATTCACTTTAAATCACAATGTTTGCCTCATAATA includes:
- the ANG gene encoding angiogenin gives rise to the protein MVMGLGPLVLIFVLGLGVTPPTLAQDDSRYKHFLTQHYDAKPFGRNDRYCETMMKRRDLTSPCKDTNTFVHGNKGSIKDVCEDKNGKPYGKNFRISKSSFQVTTCKHVGGSPWPPCRYRATSGSRNIVIACENGLPVHFDESVFQQKAH